In Lentimicrobiaceae bacterium, a genomic segment contains:
- the atpG gene encoding ATP synthase F1 subunit gamma, with the protein MPSLKEVRLRIASVKTTQQITSAMKMVSASKLRRAQNAILTLRPYANKINEILQNLTAASGNSGDNLFFNSRYPEKVLLVVIASNRGMCGAFNASIIKTAIQYINENYPGQQNKGNVSLLCIGKKATDFFKKRNYNILAIHDHLFDQLTFDNTTDVARQLMQFFVSRQFDKIELVYNQFKNPAVQKLIVEQYLPFKPAEPAPSAFTAKNDYIFEPDEKTITDELIPKSLTIQFYKALLDSFASEHGARMTAMHKATDNAQEIIKKLTIMYNKARQATITNEILEIVSGANALKQS; encoded by the coding sequence ATGCCAAGCCTGAAAGAAGTAAGATTACGGATTGCTTCGGTAAAAACTACCCAGCAGATTACCAGTGCCATGAAAATGGTTTCGGCATCCAAGTTGCGAAGGGCACAAAATGCCATTCTTACCCTACGACCGTATGCTAATAAAATCAACGAAATTCTGCAAAATTTAACAGCAGCTTCGGGCAATAGTGGCGATAATCTTTTCTTTAATTCCCGTTACCCCGAAAAAGTATTATTGGTGGTTATAGCTTCCAACAGAGGTATGTGCGGAGCTTTTAACGCTTCAATCATAAAAACCGCAATACAATACATTAACGAAAATTATCCCGGGCAGCAAAATAAAGGCAATGTGTCGCTGCTGTGTATAGGTAAAAAAGCCACCGATTTCTTTAAAAAAAGAAATTATAATATCTTAGCTATTCACGACCATTTATTCGACCAGCTCACCTTTGATAACACCACGGATGTAGCCCGGCAATTGATGCAATTTTTTGTTTCGCGACAGTTTGACAAAATTGAATTGGTTTACAACCAGTTTAAAAATCCTGCAGTACAAAAACTTATTGTTGAGCAGTACCTTCCGTTTAAACCGGCTGAGCCTGCCCCATCGGCTTTTACCGCAAAAAATGATTATATTTTTGAACCGGATGAAAAAACAATTACCGACGAGCTAATTCCCAAATCGCTTACGATTCAATTTTATAAAGCACTGCTCGACTCTTTTGCTTCGGAGCATGGGGCAAGAATGACAGCCATGCACAAAGCTACCGATAACGCTCAGGAAATCATTAAAAAACTCACCATTATGTACAATAAAGCCCGACAGGCAACAATTACAAATGAAATTCTTGAAATTGTGAGCGGGGCAAATGCGCTCAAGCAAAGCTAA
- a CDS encoding ferritin — protein sequence MINKTVEKAINEQIKLEEHSSRIYLAMASWCETNGLPGAAAYLFKQTEEERFHLRKFINYQNDRGGFAKLQTLDAPEFEFKSLNDLFEKVLVHEELITSSISNLYEIAVNEKDFTTANFLQWFITEQIEEESTFRTIIDKIKLAGTEKGGYFLMDKELAAMAAAKIVPSADTVN from the coding sequence ATGATAAACAAAACAGTAGAAAAAGCAATAAACGAACAAATTAAACTGGAAGAACATTCCTCACGCATTTATTTAGCCATGGCATCGTGGTGCGAAACCAACGGATTACCGGGAGCTGCTGCTTACTTGTTCAAACAAACCGAAGAAGAACGGTTTCATTTACGTAAATTTATTAACTACCAGAACGACAGGGGTGGTTTTGCTAAATTGCAGACTCTTGATGCTCCAGAATTTGAATTTAAATCGCTGAACGATCTGTTCGAAAAAGTGCTGGTACATGAAGAATTGATTACATCTTCCATCAGCAATCTGTACGAAATAGCCGTAAATGAAAAAGACTTTACTACAGCCAATTTTTTGCAATGGTTTATTACCGAACAAATTGAAGAAGAAAGTACTTTTCGTACCATTATTGATAAAATAAAATTAGCCGGTACGGAAAAAGGTGGTTATTTTCTTATGGATAAAGAATTAGCTGCTATGGCAGCTGCTAAAATAGTTCCTTCAGCAGATACAGTAAACTAA
- a CDS encoding LD-carboxypeptidase, with product MRTPPILKKGDTVAIAATARKINPEEWQNAVNLLSSWELEVVFSENIAKSDHQFAGNDKERRIGFQQLIDDDNIKAIICARGGYGTVRIIDDLDFSHFSQNPKWIVGYSDITVLHSHIHRHFAIETLHSCMPYDFSAANPSPETIESCRSVLFGQPLNYELQVHPLSRIGACEGILCGGNLSILYSLTGTASDIDTTNKILFLEDVDEYLYHIDRMMLSLKRSGKLNCLKGLIIGSFSKMNDNAVPFGKNAEEIIVEAVSEYNYPVLFGFPAGHCNDNRALVLGRNVKFDIQAAKATLCC from the coding sequence TTGCGAACACCTCCGATACTTAAAAAGGGAGACACTGTGGCTATTGCTGCTACCGCAAGAAAAATTAATCCGGAAGAATGGCAAAATGCAGTTAATTTGCTTTCGTCCTGGGAACTGGAAGTAGTTTTCTCCGAAAACATCGCGAAAAGCGATCACCAGTTTGCCGGAAACGATAAAGAAAGACGTATAGGGTTTCAACAATTGATTGATGATGACAATATTAAAGCAATTATTTGTGCCCGGGGCGGATATGGAACAGTAAGAATTATTGACGACTTAGATTTTTCGCATTTTTCACAAAATCCGAAATGGATAGTAGGTTACAGCGATATTACTGTACTTCATTCTCATATTCACCGGCACTTTGCAATAGAAACTCTGCATAGTTGTATGCCATATGACTTTTCTGCTGCTAATCCCTCGCCTGAAACTATTGAAAGTTGCAGAAGCGTATTATTCGGACAACCATTAAATTACGAATTACAAGTCCATCCTCTTTCGCGAATTGGTGCATGCGAAGGGATTTTATGTGGCGGAAATTTGTCTATACTTTACAGTCTTACAGGAACAGCCTCAGATATTGATACCACAAACAAAATTTTATTTCTCGAAGATGTTGACGAGTATTTGTATCATATTGACCGGATGATGCTAAGTTTAAAACGTTCGGGTAAATTGAACTGTTTGAAAGGCTTAATAATAGGCAGCTTTTCAAAAATGAACGACAATGCCGTGCCTTTTGGTAAAAATGCTGAAGAAATTATTGTCGAAGCTGTAAGCGAATATAATTACCCGGTACTGTTCGGATTTCCTGCCGGACATTGCAATGATAACAGAGCCTTGGTTTTGGGAAGAAATGTAAAGTTTGACATTCAGGCTGCAAAAGCAACTTTGTGTTGTTGA
- a CDS encoding PAS domain S-box protein: protein MNYFVVIHILSAILFCLLGYGFFQYMRLKKQFHYHKEQHELLESIVYVSRQNEAKLKAIFENTTIGIIIGNLKGDFVLVNKVFSNMTGYTLEEIYQFNMTEITHKDDITKSRYLMQQLIDGKVPHFQTEKRYVKKDGSVLWCDTSVSPIYEAGIIKFTLVMISDITERNLYEQKLFETRQIANAILQVTHDQFILFDKNFHIVQINEVACKSFNLLPEKAIGKKVGEITNDDTFSNIYKIIQQVIDNKEPLIVETEKDGKRYKYHYVPICDENGQLLNIALAIRPA, encoded by the coding sequence ATGAACTATTTTGTTGTTATTCATATTTTATCTGCCATTCTTTTTTGTCTGCTTGGGTATGGCTTTTTTCAGTACATGCGGTTGAAAAAGCAATTTCATTACCATAAGGAACAACATGAGCTTCTTGAGAGTATTGTTTACGTTTCCCGGCAAAATGAAGCCAAACTGAAAGCAATATTCGAAAATACCACTATCGGTATCATCATTGGCAATCTAAAGGGGGATTTCGTCCTGGTTAATAAAGTTTTTTCTAATATGACTGGTTATACCCTGGAAGAAATTTACCAGTTTAACATGACAGAAATCACGCATAAGGATGATATTACCAAATCGAGATATCTCATGCAGCAGCTTATAGATGGTAAAGTCCCCCATTTTCAAACCGAAAAACGTTACGTCAAAAAAGACGGAAGTGTTTTATGGTGCGATACCAGTGTTTCTCCTATTTATGAAGCGGGCATAATAAAATTTACGCTGGTGATGATCAGCGATATTACAGAGAGGAATCTCTACGAACAAAAATTGTTTGAAACTCGGCAGATTGCCAATGCTATCCTTCAAGTAACTCACGATCAGTTTATTTTATTTGACAAAAACTTTCATATCGTTCAAATCAATGAAGTAGCTTGTAAATCTTTTAATCTGCTCCCAGAAAAAGCTATCGGGAAAAAAGTTGGCGAAATTACAAATGACGACACATTTTCAAATATTTACAAAATAATTCAGCAAGTTATTGACAATAAAGAGCCCTTAATTGTAGAAACGGAAAAAGATGGAAAAAGGTACAAATACCATTATGTTCCCATATGTGATGAGAACGGACAACTGTTAAATATTGCGCTTGCAATCAGACCTGCTTAG
- a CDS encoding exo-alpha-sialidase, producing MIKKLLLYFLLLAAIPAYTQHTNIMISSNNEPEEPSIYINPHNTQQIVAGSNINNFYFSQDGGYTWAEHQLTSSLYGVWGDPCLLFDTTGSIYFFHLSNPTSGNWIDRIVCQKSNDGGLTWDVGSYMGLNGTKAQDKEWVVVDPATNTMYATWTQFDYYGSTNPLDSSIILFSRSTNQGITWSQPQRLSQRAGDCVDSDNTVEGAVPAIGPEGEIYVAWAGPSGLVFDRSLDGGSAWLPKDIFITDIPGGWDYNVPGISRCNGLPVTCCDVSNSPYRGRIYVNWTDQRNGTSDTDVWLVSSSDGGNTWSEVKRVNNDLPGKQQFFTWMTIDQTTGYLYFVFYDRRNYSGRETDVYMAVSKDGGETFSNFSISETPFTPNANIFFGDYTNISAHNNVIRPIWTRLENNSLSIWTAIINPMILSSDQQQFSLFSLEQNFPNPFSDNTYFSFKIKSPCHVSLKIYDVFGKEIATIINNKLLQTGKYIEMFNTTLIPIASGVYYFSLVSENQIVKHKMLFLR from the coding sequence ATGATAAAAAAACTTTTACTTTATTTTCTTTTATTAGCCGCTATTCCTGCCTATACACAACATACCAATATAATGATAAGTAGCAATAATGAGCCGGAAGAGCCCTCCATATACATTAACCCGCACAACACACAGCAAATAGTCGCCGGATCGAACATTAATAATTTTTATTTTTCACAGGACGGAGGATATACATGGGCAGAACATCAGCTTACATCATCTTTATATGGAGTTTGGGGCGACCCCTGCCTGCTTTTTGATACCACAGGAAGCATTTATTTTTTTCATTTATCTAACCCTACATCCGGTAACTGGATAGACAGGATTGTTTGCCAGAAATCGAATGATGGAGGATTGACTTGGGATGTGGGATCTTACATGGGACTTAATGGTACTAAGGCGCAGGATAAGGAATGGGTAGTAGTAGATCCGGCTACCAATACTATGTATGCAACTTGGACACAATTTGACTATTATGGGTCAACAAATCCATTGGATAGCAGTATAATTCTTTTTTCACGTTCAACAAATCAGGGAATAACATGGTCGCAACCACAAAGGCTGAGCCAACGTGCAGGGGATTGTGTTGATAGTGACAATACCGTTGAAGGGGCTGTTCCGGCAATAGGTCCCGAAGGAGAAATTTATGTTGCATGGGCTGGCCCTTCCGGGTTGGTATTTGACCGCTCGCTGGATGGCGGTTCAGCATGGTTGCCAAAAGATATTTTTATTACCGATATTCCAGGAGGATGGGATTATAATGTTCCGGGAATAAGCCGCTGCAACGGACTTCCGGTAACTTGTTGCGACGTAAGTAACAGCCCTTACCGTGGGCGTATTTATGTAAACTGGACAGATCAGCGTAATGGGACATCCGATACCGACGTATGGCTGGTTTCCTCTTCCGATGGAGGTAATACCTGGAGCGAAGTAAAAAGAGTAAACAATGATTTGCCAGGTAAACAGCAATTTTTTACCTGGATGACCATTGATCAAACAACGGGATACTTGTACTTTGTATTTTATGATCGTCGGAATTATTCCGGCAGAGAAACAGATGTTTATATGGCTGTTTCAAAAGATGGAGGTGAAACTTTCAGTAATTTTTCTATTAGCGAGACCCCATTTACTCCTAATGCAAACATTTTTTTCGGCGACTATACTAACATATCTGCACATAATAATGTAATAAGACCGATATGGACACGGCTTGAAAATAACAGTCTAAGTATTTGGACTGCTATTATTAACCCCATGATATTATCTTCTGATCAACAGCAATTTTCCTTATTTTCACTTGAACAAAATTTTCCTAATCCATTCTCTGATAATACTTATTTTTCATTTAAAATTAAATCCCCATGCCATGTAAGTTTGAAAATTTATGATGTTTTTGGAAAAGAAATAGCAACAATAATTAATAATAAATTATTGCAAACAGGAAAATATATTGAAATGTTTAATACTACGCTAATTCCCATTGCATCGGGTGTATATTATTTCTCCTTAGTAAGTGAAAATCAGATAGTAAAACATAAAATGCTGTTTTTAAGGTAG